The DNA sequence CATTGTGTGGACCACCCTGGGCGATTACCTACGCTACCTGGAGAAGAAAGGCGTGGCGCAGAACGTAGCTTCCTACGTGGGAGCCACCACCATTCGCGAATACGTCATCGGCCTGGAGGACAAGAAGCCCACGCCTCAGCAGCTCGATCAGATGCGCGAGCTGGTGCGGCGCGAGATGGAAGACGGCGCGCTGGGCATCGGGTCGTCGCTCATCTACGCGCCCGCGTTCTACGCTTCGACGGAAGAGCTGATCGAGTTGTGCAAAGTTGCCGCGCAATATAAGGGCAAGTACATCTCGCACATGCGCAGCGAAGGCAACCGGCTGATCGAGGCGGTGGAGGAGCTGATCCGCATCAGCCGGGAAGCCGGGCTGCCCGCCGAGATCTATCACCTGAAGGCGGGCGGCGAGAAGAACTGGCCGAAGATGGATCAGGTCATCGCCATGGTGAACCGTGCCCGCGCCGACGGCTTGAAGATCACCGCCGACATGTACACCTACACCGCGGGCGCCACCGGCCTGAACGCCGCCATGCCGCCGTGGGCTCAGTCCGGCGGCAACGAGGCCTGGTTCAAGCGCCTGCAGGATCCCGAGTTGCGCAAGAAGATTGCGGAAGAGATCCGCACACCCAGCGACCAGTGGGAGAACCTTTATCTCGCGGCGGGTTCGCCGGAGCGCATCCTGCTGGTGGGCTTCAAGAACGACAAGCTGAAGCCGCTCACCGGCAAGTCGCTCGCGGAAGTGGCGAAGATGCACGGCAAGGACCCGGTCGAAGTCATGATGGACCTGGTGGTCGAGGACCAGTCGCGTGTGGACACGGTGTACTTCCTCATGTCCGAAGACAACGTGCGCAAGCAGATACGTTTGCCGTGGGTTTCGTTCGGTTCGGATGAAGGCTCCACCGCGCCCGAAGGCGTGTTTCTGAAGTCCAATCCGCATCCTCGCGCCTACGGGAACTTTGTGCGGCTGCTGGGCAAGTACGTGCGCGAGGAAAAGCTCATTCCGCTGGAAGAAGCCGTACACCGGCTGAGCGGCCTGCCCGCCACCAACCTGGGACTCGACCGGCGCGGGTTCCTGAAGCCGGGCATGTTCGCCGATGTCGTGGTGTTCGACCCGCAGACGGTCGCCGATCGCGCCACCTACGAGAAGCCGCAACAGTACGCGGTCGGTGTTCGGCAGGTGTTCGTGAACGGTGTGCAGGTCATCCAAGACGGCGAGCACACCGGCGCGCTCCCTGGGCGCGCGTTGTGGGGACCGGGCAAGACCACAAAGTAGCCCGAGCACTTCGTCACACCGCGAGATGCTGCCGGACCGCAGCCGTGCTAGACTTTGTGTCCTCCTCCGGCATCTAACCAGATGTCGCTCCCCTGATGAGGAGCCGTTCGCGTGCCAGCCATGTCCGCCATCGAGGTCAAAAACCTCTCGAAATCGTATCCCGCAGCGGAACGTCCGATGCCGGGCTCGTGGTTGGGAGGGCGGCGTTCGGCGGAGCGTATGCAGGCGCTGCGGCAGATCTCACTCACGGTGGAGCCGGGCGAGATCGTGGGCCTGGTCGGTCCCAACGGCAGCGGCAAGTCCACGCTGCTGCGCGTGCTGGCCACACTCGACCTGCCGGATTCCGGCGAAGTTTCGGTCTGCGGGCTGGACGTGGTGGAACACGCCGCGGCGGTGCGGCGCAAGATCGGCGCGGTGCTCCCGCTGGACACCGGTTTTGAGCCGCGGGCGACACTGCGCGAGAACCTGAAATTTTTTGCCGCGCTAAGCGGCCGCTACATCGGCCCGCCGGACATCTATTACGCTCTCGATGGCGTAGGCCTGGCGGAACGTGCCGACGATACCTACGCATCGCTGGGCAGCGGGCAGCGGCGGCGCATGTCGCTGGCGCGCGCATTCCTCGCTGACCCGCGCGTCCTGCTGCTCGATGAGCCCACGCGCAGCGTGGACGCCGAGTTCGCCGGGCGCGTCGCCGATCTCATCCGCCAGACGGCGCACTCCAGTGGCGCCGCGGTGCTGCTGGTCTCGCACAACCCGGAAGAGATTCGCAATCTCTGCGACCGCTCCCTGCTCCTCGACCAGGGCCGCCTGCTGCATGCCACGCCGCCGCGCAAGCCGGCCGTCGCCATACACACCGCGGTGGGAAGGTAGCGCTGCATGCCGCGCGTGCTGGAGGTGGCGCAAGCCTTCTCGCGACGCGAATCACGCGCCCGCTCCTCGCCTCTGTTTGCCCTGGGCCGGTACGCGCTCGAGTCCGCCATGTTTGTCGGCGTCCTGTGGCAGCTTTCCACACTTTGGCAACGGCCGGTGGGCGGCGCCGCCAGCTATTTTGTGTATGCCGCGCCGGCCCTGGTGCTGGTGCTGACCACCGCCGGCGCTGCCGCTGCCACTGCCTTCGCGATCGCGCGCGCACGAGCCACAGGCGACCTGGAAGCCTACGCGCTCACGCCCGCCTCGCCTGCCGACCTGGTGATCGGCCTGGGCGCATATCCCGCGACTGCCATGTTGCTGCGCGCCGTTTTCGCCTTCTGCCTGATGGCGTTGGCCGGTGTCGTGCCCGCCGGATGGGAGACCCTGGCCACCGTGGTCAGCGTGGCTCTGGGCTTTGCCACGGTGCTGCCGCTGGCGCTGCTGTGCGGCGCCGCCGCCGTGGCCGGACGCCGCGTGCTGGCTGCGGCCATGCTGTTGCTGGGTGCGGGCATCGTGCTCAGCGGCGCGCTCTTCCCCCTGGCGACGCTGCCCGAAGGACTAAGCAACCTCTCGCTGCTCTCCCCGTTCCGCTATCTGGCGGATGCCGTGCGCTTGTGTTACAACGGCGCGCCTCCGGCATCGCTGCTGGGAGTTTGGACCAACCTGATGCTTTGGCAGGCGGTCCTGCTGCCGTTGGGATGGTTCGCAGTGGAAGCGTCCTTCACCAGCGCAAGACGGCAGGGGAAGCTGCGGCAGGCGTGAGCTTTTGACGCCGTCGAAAACTGCCTGTTAGACTGACCCTCTTGAGCTCTTTCCATTCTGAGTCACTGAAACATCCCCAAGGACATTCGTGGCCCGGTACACACGACATCAACTGAAGCAAGACAAGTTTGCCGAGGCGGCGGCGGAAACGCTGCACTGGACGGTGGTGCACCGCAAGACCATCGTCATCGCCTCGAGCGTCGCCGGCGTGTTGCTGGCCGCAGCGCTGGGAGGCTGGCTGTATCTGCGCCACCTGGACGGCAAGGCCAGCGAGGAACTGGGCGCGGCGGTGCGCACGCTTTCGGCGCCGCTGGGGGCCGCCGATCCCAACGCGCCCGGCGTGGAGACGTTTCCCACGGCCAAGGAGCGCGCGCAGGCGGCGGAGAAGAAATTCCGTGAGATCGCCGAGAAATACCGCTTCACGCGCACGGCGGAGATTGCCCATTACCTGGCGGGCGTGACCGCGGCGGAGCTCGGGGACACGGCCACCGCCGAGAAAGAACTGGCGACGGTGGCGGGTTCGCGCAGCAAGGACCTGGCGCCACTGGCGCGGCTGGCCACGGCGGCCATGTATCACGGCCAGGGCCGCGACGCCGATGCCATCAAGGTCTACAAGGAACTCATCGATCACCCTACGCCGGCCGTGCCCAAGGCTTTAGTACAGCTCGAGCTGGCGGGCATTTACGAGGAAAGCCAACCGGCGGAAGCTATCCGGCTCTATCAGCAGATCAAGATCGAAGATCCCAACGGGCCGGCGGGGCAGATTGCGTCCTCGCGGTTGGAGCTGGTGACGCAACCGTAGGGCTGGTTCTCGACCCTCCCACAGAATCGAAACGCAAAGCCGAGGTCCCTCGGCGCGGGATGAAAGCCGGAAAGTACGGGCTCTATTCTGCTTCTTCGCGGAAGAGGCTCTGCCACTTTTCGGCGGAAATCGGCGGCTGTAGTGCGACCTGCAGGTTGGCCGTCACGTGCTCCTTCGCGCTCATGCCGATGAGCGCCGCCAGAAGGCCGGGTGCGGAACGGGCAAACTGGAGGGCGGCCTGGGTGTCGTCCGCAGCGCCCAGGCTGCGAACCAAAGACTCCGGCAGGCCGGCGGTGAGTTGTCCCTGGTGCAGGGAGGCGCTACCCACAACCGCCACACCGAGCTGCTGCGCCAGCTCCAACAGGGACATTGCTTTGTCGCCGTCGCGCTGGTTGCGAAATGCCCAGGCCTCGACCATGGCCAAATTGAACGGCATCTGGACGAAGCGGAAGTGGTGCCCCTCCCCCGCGGCTTCGCGCGCGATCTCCACGGTCTCAGCCAGGCTCATGCTGCCGTGCTCTCCCGGCGGCAGACGGAAGGCATTCCAGGTGGCGCAACCGTAGTAGCGGATGCTTCCGGCGCGTACGGCCTCTTCCAGCATGAGGAACGCGTCTCTCAGCCGCTGGCGGAAGGTGGCGGCGTCGACGGCGCCCAATTGTGACTCCGGGTTGTGCAGGTAAAAGACGTCGATGGTGGCCAGGCCCAGGTTGCGGCGGCTGCGCTCCAGTTGGTCGGCAAGATAGCCGGGAGCCATGCAGTGCATGCCGCCGGCGACGTCGGAGATGCGAAACACGCCACGGTCCAGATACTCGCGCGCGAAATAGGCTCGCGGGTCGGCGGGCATCTCACCGTCCAAGGACAGGTAGCCCGCCTTGGTACAAACCAGCACCTCGTCGCGGCGGAGGCGCTGCTCCGCGACGAGTTTCGCCAGAGCCGCGCCCAGATTGCGCTCCGAACGCTGGTGCCGGTAATTGATCGCGGTGTCCAGCAGGTTGATGCCGGAGAGCAGGGCCTGCTCAATCGCTTCCGTGTAGCGCCGGTCGGTTTCGGCGTCGGGCTCGCCCAGGTAGGTGCCTAACCCCAGCGAGGAGACCCGGAGCTCCCCTGCCCCGGGAACGGCTTCCGGGCGGCGGAAGTGGCCCGCATCGGACAAGGACGGGAAGCGGTCGTGGTAGCGGGTAGTTCCTTCCGCGGTAGCGAAGCCTTCGAGCACAGCCCGAGTGTATCAGCCGCCCTGCCTGCGGTTACCTAAGGCTGCCCGGTAACCGCCTGCCGGACATGGCCTGAAGTACGCCTTGGGCCGGGGTTTGCCTGTTGCGATGTCGGCCCAGTATGCTATAGTCAGGTCCTCCCTGAACATCGCTGCCATCTCCGCCCGCCGAGGGGGAAGGGGTGAGTCGATCGAGCCAGCGCTGCGGTCGATGCGAACGCTGTCGATGTTCCCAAGATTGGGTTGTACCCTCCCCAGGTGTCGCCGAAATCCAGTCCTATCGGACTTGAACGGGCAGGCCATGCGAAAACAACGCGGGTTTTCACTGATTGAGCTCCTGATTGTGGTGGCCATCATCCTGATCATCGCGGCCATTGCCATCCCGAATCTGCTGCGCTCGCGCATCTCCGCCAACGAAGCCTCGGCAGTGGCATCGATGCGGGGTATCAACACCGCCCAGACTACCTACGCCATCAACTATCCCTGGATCGGCTACGCCGATTCGCTCACCAAGCTCTCGCTGCCGCCCCCGGGCACGCCGGTGAGCGCCAACGCCGCCGGCCTGCTGGATTGGGTTCTGGGCTGCGCCGCCCAGCCTTGCCGAAAAACCGGCTACGACTTTGCCATCATCAACGTGACCGGGACGCCGGCCTACACCTATGACGTTACCGGGGTGCCGGCGGCACCGGGGCAAACTGGCGTGCGCGGATTCTGTTCCAACCAACTCACGGTCATCATGTTCGATCCCGGCGGAGGCACCGCCTGCACCAGCGCGCTGCAGTGAGTCTGCACCTGCACTGGTTGACACCGCGCAACGCAGACCTTTATTCTTGAAATCTGCCCTGCTTGGAACGGGTCTTTCACTCTAGCGGAAGGCCTTCACCGAGCTGCCTGGATTCCACATGCTTATCCGCATTCCAGATTTGGAAGTCCAGGAACTCGTGTTTCAGGAGGGTTTCCAGCCGGGCGCCATCGACCTGGGACCAGAACTGGCCCAGCAGGGGCTGCTGGAAACTTCCGGTCGCGCCGAACTGGTGGAAGAGCACCACGGCCGGCAGAAGCCCGTCCAGGACATTCGCGTCGTAGGCAAGTATGCGGTGCGGATCGGGACGCGCTGTGCCCGCTGCCTGGAGCCGGTGGAGCACGCCCTG is a window from the Terriglobales bacterium genome containing:
- a CDS encoding amidohydrolase family protein, with translation IVWTTLGDYLRYLEKKGVAQNVASYVGATTIREYVIGLEDKKPTPQQLDQMRELVRREMEDGALGIGSSLIYAPAFYASTEELIELCKVAAQYKGKYISHMRSEGNRLIEAVEELIRISREAGLPAEIYHLKAGGEKNWPKMDQVIAMVNRARADGLKITADMYTYTAGATGLNAAMPPWAQSGGNEAWFKRLQDPELRKKIAEEIRTPSDQWENLYLAAGSPERILLVGFKNDKLKPLTGKSLAEVAKMHGKDPVEVMMDLVVEDQSRVDTVYFLMSEDNVRKQIRLPWVSFGSDEGSTAPEGVFLKSNPHPRAYGNFVRLLGKYVREEKLIPLEEAVHRLSGLPATNLGLDRRGFLKPGMFADVVVFDPQTVADRATYEKPQQYAVGVRQVFVNGVQVIQDGEHTGALPGRALWGPGKTTK
- a CDS encoding ABC transporter ATP-binding protein, encoding MSAIEVKNLSKSYPAAERPMPGSWLGGRRSAERMQALRQISLTVEPGEIVGLVGPNGSGKSTLLRVLATLDLPDSGEVSVCGLDVVEHAAAVRRKIGAVLPLDTGFEPRATLRENLKFFAALSGRYIGPPDIYYALDGVGLAERADDTYASLGSGQRRRMSLARAFLADPRVLLLDEPTRSVDAEFAGRVADLIRQTAHSSGAAVLLVSHNPEEIRNLCDRSLLLDQGRLLHATPPRKPAVAIHTAVGR
- a CDS encoding ABC transporter permease, producing MPRVLEVAQAFSRRESRARSSPLFALGRYALESAMFVGVLWQLSTLWQRPVGGAASYFVYAAPALVLVLTTAGAAAATAFAIARARATGDLEAYALTPASPADLVIGLGAYPATAMLLRAVFAFCLMALAGVVPAGWETLATVVSVALGFATVLPLALLCGAAAVAGRRVLAAAMLLLGAGIVLSGALFPLATLPEGLSNLSLLSPFRYLADAVRLCYNGAPPASLLGVWTNLMLWQAVLLPLGWFAVEASFTSARRQGKLRQA
- a CDS encoding aldo/keto reductase; translated protein: MLEGFATAEGTTRYHDRFPSLSDAGHFRRPEAVPGAGELRVSSLGLGTYLGEPDAETDRRYTEAIEQALLSGINLLDTAINYRHQRSERNLGAALAKLVAEQRLRRDEVLVCTKAGYLSLDGEMPADPRAYFAREYLDRGVFRISDVAGGMHCMAPGYLADQLERSRRNLGLATIDVFYLHNPESQLGAVDAATFRQRLRDAFLMLEEAVRAGSIRYYGCATWNAFRLPPGEHGSMSLAETVEIAREAAGEGHHFRFVQMPFNLAMVEAWAFRNQRDGDKAMSLLELAQQLGVAVVGSASLHQGQLTAGLPESLVRSLGAADDTQAALQFARSAPGLLAALIGMSAKEHVTANLQVALQPPISAEKWQSLFREEAE
- a CDS encoding prepilin-type N-terminal cleavage/methylation domain-containing protein — its product is MRKQRGFSLIELLIVVAIILIIAAIAIPNLLRSRISANEASAVASMRGINTAQTTYAINYPWIGYADSLTKLSLPPPGTPVSANAAGLLDWVLGCAAQPCRKTGYDFAIINVTGTPAYTYDVTGVPAAPGQTGVRGFCSNQLTVIMFDPGGGTACTSALQ